The Paenibacillus sp. MBLB1832 genome has a window encoding:
- the trmFO gene encoding FADH(2)-oxidizing methylenetetrahydrofolate--tRNA-(uracil(54)-C(5))-methyltransferase TrmFO, producing MPENQQVTVIGAGLAGSEAAWQIARQGVPVTLYEMRNKRKTPAHITDKFAELVCSNSLRSNGLTNAVGVLKEEMRRMDSLILSCADKHAVPAGGALAVDRDGFSQAVTDTLRNHPLIEVRNEEIQTLPEGIVVVATGPLTSPDLAAELKALMGEEYLYFYDAAAPIVEKDSIDMNKVYLASRYDKGEAAYLNCPMTEEEFNVFYEALITAEVAELKEFEKEIYFEGCMPLEVMAKRGKQTVLFGPMKPVGLINPHTGKMPHAVVQLRQDNAAGTLYNLVGFQTHLKWGEQKRVLQLIPGLEQAEFVRYGVMHRNTFINSPKLLEPTYQYKRRENLFFAGQMTGVEGYVESAASGLIAGLNAGRMAKGQEPVVVPAETTLGSMAQYITTADFKHFQPMNANFGLLPALPERIRNKKEKYEKLANRAIDHIQNFVKTVSE from the coding sequence TTGCCAGAGAATCAACAAGTAACAGTCATCGGCGCAGGATTGGCAGGCAGTGAAGCTGCTTGGCAAATCGCCCGCCAAGGCGTACCTGTTACCTTATATGAAATGCGTAATAAACGTAAAACTCCCGCGCACATTACGGATAAGTTCGCGGAGCTTGTCTGCAGTAACTCACTACGGTCAAATGGCCTCACCAATGCAGTAGGTGTCTTGAAAGAAGAGATGAGACGGATGGATTCTCTCATTCTTTCCTGTGCTGACAAGCATGCAGTGCCTGCAGGTGGCGCATTGGCCGTCGATCGTGACGGTTTTTCACAAGCGGTAACGGATACGTTACGTAACCACCCATTAATTGAGGTGCGTAATGAAGAAATTCAAACGCTGCCAGAGGGTATTGTTGTGGTGGCCACAGGTCCGCTGACATCGCCAGATTTGGCGGCTGAACTTAAAGCGTTAATGGGAGAGGAGTATCTTTACTTCTATGACGCGGCGGCGCCGATTGTAGAGAAAGATTCCATTGACATGAACAAGGTGTACCTGGCTTCACGCTATGACAAGGGCGAAGCAGCTTACCTCAACTGCCCAATGACGGAGGAAGAGTTTAATGTTTTCTATGAAGCTCTAATTACGGCAGAGGTTGCTGAGTTGAAGGAATTCGAGAAAGAGATCTACTTCGAGGGATGCATGCCGCTAGAAGTAATGGCGAAGCGAGGGAAACAGACAGTTCTTTTCGGGCCGATGAAGCCTGTTGGCCTCATTAACCCGCATACAGGCAAAATGCCGCATGCCGTCGTTCAACTTCGTCAAGATAATGCAGCAGGTACGCTGTATAATCTTGTAGGCTTTCAAACACATCTGAAATGGGGCGAGCAGAAGCGGGTCCTTCAGCTAATTCCTGGTTTGGAGCAAGCTGAGTTTGTTCGTTATGGTGTCATGCACCGCAACACGTTTATCAACTCACCTAAGTTGTTAGAGCCAACGTATCAATATAAACGTCGCGAGAATTTATTTTTCGCAGGGCAAATGACAGGAGTAGAGGGTTATGTAGAATCTGCTGCTTCGGGCTTGATCGCAGGGCTTAATGCAGGACGGATGGCCAAAGGCCAGGAGCCAGTAGTTGTACCTGCTGAAACGACGTTAGGAAGTATGGCGCAATACATCACTACGGCTGATTTCAAGCATTTTCAACCGATGAATGCCAACTTTGGACTGCTGCCAGCTTTGCCAGAGCGTATTCGCAATAAAAAAGAAAAGTATGAAAAGCTGGCTAATCGCGCCATTGATCATATTCAGAATTTTGTGAAAACAGTTTCCGAATAA
- the dprA gene encoding DNA-processing protein DprA, with amino-acid sequence MDNRHCLIGLHELEGVGWKTIDGLLRRFPEPSVLLQLSVDEMIASGIRTAVAEGIAQYLTPFFVEQKLEMYHRQAIQIVTRLDEDYPAQLQEIAQPPWVLYVKGDVKQLLRPHLGIVGTRTPTLYGKRIAEEWGASLSRSGFSIVSGLARGIDSKAHIGALQGSGKTVAVLGCAINTIYPRENALLYRQIEQGGAIISEYPIGTGMRPGMFPQRNRIIAGLSLGVMVVEAAEDSGSLITVEFAVDASRDVFAVPGPIHSRQSSGVHKLLKDGAKLVTRVEEIVEEYKHIHPKVKINEEIKLETSLSLSNDEVEIVRMVSETPISIDTLLEDTQFTFGHLHAVLLSLVLKKAIKQLPGSTYIRA; translated from the coding sequence ATGGATAATCGACATTGTTTAATTGGTTTGCATGAATTGGAAGGGGTTGGCTGGAAAACGATTGATGGGCTATTGCGTCGATTCCCCGAACCAAGTGTGTTACTGCAGCTTTCTGTCGATGAAATGATCGCAAGCGGAATCAGGACTGCTGTTGCTGAGGGGATTGCGCAGTACTTGACGCCATTTTTTGTTGAACAAAAGTTAGAGATGTATCATAGGCAAGCGATCCAGATTGTTACTCGTTTAGACGAGGATTACCCAGCGCAGCTCCAAGAAATTGCTCAACCGCCATGGGTTTTGTATGTAAAAGGTGATGTAAAGCAGTTATTGCGTCCACATCTCGGAATTGTAGGCACACGAACGCCTACCTTATATGGAAAGCGAATTGCTGAAGAGTGGGGCGCTTCGCTCTCGCGGTCTGGATTTAGCATTGTGAGTGGACTTGCACGTGGAATTGATAGTAAAGCACATATTGGTGCACTTCAAGGAAGCGGGAAAACGGTAGCTGTTCTTGGCTGCGCCATTAATACGATTTATCCACGTGAGAATGCCCTGCTATATCGCCAAATTGAGCAAGGTGGTGCGATTATCTCGGAATACCCGATCGGTACGGGGATGAGGCCAGGCATGTTTCCGCAGCGGAATCGAATTATTGCTGGTTTGTCGTTAGGCGTAATGGTTGTGGAGGCGGCCGAGGATAGTGGCTCTCTGATCACGGTTGAGTTTGCGGTTGATGCATCACGAGATGTGTTCGCGGTTCCAGGACCGATCCATTCGAGGCAAAGCAGCGGCGTTCACAAGCTTTTGAAGGATGGCGCGAAATTAGTTACACGGGTTGAAGAAATTGTCGAAGAATATAAACACATTCATCCTAAGGTTAAAATAAATGAGGAAATCAAGCTAGAAACGTCTTTAAGTCTATCCAATGACGAAGTCGAAATAGTTCGAATGGTGTCGGAGACACCGATTTCGATTGACACTTTATTAGAAGACACACAATTTACGTTTGGACATTTGCATGCAGTTCTGTTATCTTTGGTATTGAAAAAGGCGATTAAACAGCTTCCGGGTTCAACTTACATTCGAGCTTAG
- the topA gene encoding type I DNA topoisomerase — protein sequence MADSLVIVESPAKAKTIGKYLGSKFIVKASMGHIRDLPKSQIGVEVDRNFEPKYITIRGKGSILKELKDASKKVKKVYLAADPDREGEAIAWHLAHYLDVGPDELCRVVFNEITKEAVKDAFKTPRRINQDLVNAQQARRILDRLVGYKISPLLWKKVKKGLSAGRVQSVAVKLIQDRENEIKAFEPEEYWSITAVLDAGKTVFEAKYHSHNGEKKELHSQADVDMILAAMGNDAFVVKEVKEKERQRNPSPPFITSSLQQEAARKLNFRASKTMSVAQQLYEGIDLGKEGTVGLITYMRTDSTRISPVAQDEAREFILTKYGPSFYPETPRQYLKKNANAQDAHEGIRPTSVLREPDQMKEFLSRDQLRLYKLIWDRFIASQMASAILDTMTIDLSAGETIFRANGSKMKFAGFMKVYVESNDDGTTEEDKLLPPLSKGDSLQKQTIEPKQHFTQPPPRYTEARLVRALEEMGIGRPSTYAPTLETIQKRGYVAIEEKKFVPTELGELVIQLMQEFFPEILDIEFTAHMEEELDFVEEGKEDWVRVLDTFYTSFEKRLEFAEEEMKEIEIQDEVSDELCEKCGKHLVYKMGRFGKFLACSGFPDCRNTKPIVKDVGVTCPTCHAGKIVERRSKKGRVFYGCDQYPTCDFVSWDKPVNKPCPACSSLMIEKRTKNGVTIQCTQCDHKEEAQEDSDHADE from the coding sequence ATGGCAGATTCTTTAGTCATTGTTGAGTCACCAGCAAAAGCCAAAACCATCGGCAAATATTTAGGCAGTAAGTTTATCGTAAAAGCCTCGATGGGTCATATTCGCGACCTTCCGAAAAGCCAAATTGGCGTAGAAGTCGATCGTAATTTTGAGCCTAAATACATAACAATTCGCGGTAAAGGTTCTATTCTTAAAGAACTAAAGGATGCCAGCAAAAAAGTGAAGAAAGTCTATCTGGCAGCGGATCCGGATCGTGAAGGTGAAGCGATCGCTTGGCATTTGGCACATTATTTGGATGTGGGTCCAGATGAACTATGCCGTGTCGTATTTAACGAGATTACGAAAGAAGCCGTGAAGGACGCTTTCAAAACACCGCGACGCATTAATCAAGATTTGGTGAATGCGCAGCAGGCCAGACGTATCTTAGATCGACTTGTTGGTTACAAGATCTCTCCTTTGCTTTGGAAAAAGGTGAAGAAGGGGCTATCCGCAGGACGAGTCCAATCCGTTGCTGTGAAACTCATTCAAGATCGTGAGAATGAAATTAAAGCATTTGAGCCTGAAGAGTACTGGTCCATCACGGCCGTTCTTGATGCTGGTAAAACCGTCTTCGAAGCCAAATATCATAGTCATAACGGTGAGAAGAAGGAACTGCACTCGCAAGCGGATGTTGATATGATCCTAGCTGCGATGGGGAACGATGCCTTCGTTGTGAAAGAAGTAAAGGAGAAAGAGCGTCAGCGTAATCCTTCTCCGCCTTTCATTACAAGCTCCCTGCAGCAGGAAGCTGCGAGAAAGCTTAATTTCCGTGCTTCCAAGACAATGTCTGTCGCACAACAATTATATGAAGGAATCGATTTAGGTAAAGAAGGAACCGTCGGGTTAATTACCTATATGCGTACGGATTCAACGCGTATTTCTCCAGTCGCCCAAGATGAAGCGAGAGAGTTCATTTTGACCAAATATGGCCCGAGTTTCTACCCAGAAACGCCTCGTCAATATTTGAAGAAAAACGCGAATGCACAAGATGCGCATGAAGGGATCAGGCCAACGTCTGTACTTCGTGAACCCGATCAAATGAAGGAATTCCTGAGCAGAGATCAGTTGCGCTTGTACAAGCTCATTTGGGATCGCTTTATTGCGAGTCAAATGGCTTCAGCGATTTTAGATACGATGACGATTGATCTAAGTGCAGGGGAAACGATTTTTAGAGCGAATGGTTCGAAAATGAAGTTTGCCGGGTTCATGAAGGTGTACGTGGAAAGCAATGATGATGGCACCACGGAAGAGGATAAGTTATTGCCTCCTCTATCCAAAGGCGATTCGTTGCAAAAACAAACCATTGAGCCGAAACAGCACTTTACACAACCGCCTCCGAGGTACACAGAAGCCCGCTTAGTTCGCGCACTTGAGGAAATGGGTATTGGACGCCCAAGTACGTATGCACCAACGCTGGAAACGATTCAGAAGCGTGGCTACGTGGCGATTGAAGAGAAGAAGTTCGTTCCGACGGAGCTTGGAGAGCTTGTCATCCAGCTTATGCAAGAATTTTTCCCGGAAATTCTCGATATCGAGTTTACGGCTCATATGGAGGAAGAGTTAGACTTTGTTGAAGAGGGGAAAGAGGATTGGGTCCGCGTCTTGGATACGTTCTACACCTCTTTTGAGAAGCGACTTGAATTCGCGGAAGAAGAAATGAAGGAAATTGAAATCCAAGATGAAGTGTCGGATGAGCTCTGTGAGAAGTGCGGCAAGCATCTTGTTTATAAAATGGGACGATTCGGCAAGTTCCTGGCATGCTCTGGATTCCCGGATTGCCGCAATACGAAGCCGATCGTGAAAGATGTCGGTGTGACATGCCCGACTTGTCATGCAGGCAAAATCGTTGAGCGTAGAAGCAAAAAAGGCCGTGTCTTCTACGGATGTGACCAATATCCAACATGTGACTTTGTTTCCTGGGATAAACCAGTTAACAAGCCATGTCCTGCCTGCAGCTCGTTGATGATTGAGAAACGAACCAAGAATGGTGTAACCATTCAATGTACACAATGTGATCATAAGGAAGAAGCGCAAGAAGATTCCGATCACGCAGATGAATGA
- the sucD gene encoding succinate--CoA ligase subunit alpha, with amino-acid sequence MSILVNKHTKVITQGITGATGLFHTKGGLDYGTQMVGGVTPGKGGTTVDITLENGELVKLPVFNTVVEAKKATGATASVIYVPPAFAAESIIEAIEAELELVICITEGIPVLDMVRVKRYLEGKNTVLIGPNCPGVITPGECKIGIMPGYIHTPGHVGVVSRSGTLTYEAVHQLTTRGIGQSSAVGIGGDPVKGSEFIDILKRFNEDPDTYAVIMIGEIGGTAEEEAAEWVAANMTKPVVGFIGGKTAPPGKRMGHAGAIISGGKGTAAEKVATMERCGIRVAATPSEMGSTLVSVLEEKGMLDKVITKK; translated from the coding sequence ATGAGTATTTTGGTCAATAAACATACAAAAGTCATTACTCAAGGGATTACCGGCGCTACGGGTTTGTTTCATACCAAAGGCGGCTTGGACTACGGCACACAAATGGTGGGTGGCGTAACTCCTGGTAAAGGCGGTACGACAGTAGATATCACTTTGGAAAACGGCGAACTAGTGAAGCTGCCAGTTTTCAACACGGTTGTTGAAGCGAAAAAAGCAACGGGTGCAACAGCATCTGTTATTTATGTTCCTCCAGCATTCGCAGCTGAATCGATTATTGAAGCAATCGAAGCTGAGCTTGAGCTTGTTATCTGTATCACAGAAGGTATTCCGGTACTTGATATGGTTCGCGTGAAACGCTACCTTGAAGGCAAAAATACCGTTCTAATCGGACCTAACTGCCCAGGCGTTATCACACCAGGCGAGTGCAAAATCGGTATCATGCCAGGTTACATCCATACACCAGGTCACGTAGGCGTTGTTTCCCGTTCTGGGACATTGACTTACGAGGCTGTTCACCAATTGACGACGCGCGGGATTGGACAATCCTCCGCAGTTGGTATCGGTGGGGACCCAGTTAAAGGATCCGAGTTTATCGATATCCTGAAACGTTTTAACGAAGATCCAGATACGTACGCAGTTATCATGATCGGTGAAATCGGCGGTACGGCTGAAGAAGAAGCAGCAGAGTGGGTTGCGGCAAACATGACGAAACCAGTTGTTGGCTTCATCGGCGGTAAAACAGCCCCTCCAGGCAAACGTATGGGCCACGCAGGTGCCATCATTTCCGGAGGTAAAGGTACAGCAGCAGAGAAAGTTGCAACAATGGAAAGATGTGGAATCCGCGTAGCGGCTACACCATCCGAAATGGGTTCAACACTTGTTAGCGTACTTGAAGAAAAAGGCATGCTAGACAAAGTTATTACAAAAAAATAG
- the hslV gene encoding ATP-dependent protease subunit HslV, producing the protein MEPNQATFHATTIFGIRHQGKGAIAGDGQVTFGNSMIMKSTAKKVRRLHRGKVIAGFAGSVADAITLFEKFEGKLEEHHGNLQRAAVELTKDWRQDRVLRRLEAMMIVMDATGLLLLSGNGEVIEPDDGILAIGSGGSFALSAGRALHRHAPNLSAKEIAHAALTTAAEICVFTNHNIIVEEIE; encoded by the coding sequence TTGGAACCGAATCAAGCAACGTTTCATGCGACTACGATCTTTGGCATCCGTCATCAAGGAAAGGGCGCGATTGCGGGCGATGGTCAAGTAACATTTGGCAATAGTATGATTATGAAAAGCACGGCCAAGAAAGTAAGGCGTTTACATAGAGGGAAAGTCATTGCTGGATTTGCTGGTTCCGTTGCTGATGCCATTACACTATTCGAGAAGTTCGAAGGCAAGCTTGAGGAGCACCATGGTAATCTTCAACGCGCAGCTGTTGAACTTACGAAGGATTGGCGTCAAGATCGTGTGCTTCGCAGATTGGAAGCTATGATGATCGTGATGGATGCTACAGGATTGTTACTCCTCTCCGGTAACGGTGAAGTAATTGAGCCGGATGATGGTATATTGGCAATTGGTTCAGGCGGGAGCTTCGCGCTTTCTGCTGGCAGAGCCTTGCATCGACATGCACCAAATCTGAGTGCCAAAGAAATTGCTCATGCTGCCTTAACGACAGCTGCTGAAATCTGTGTGTTCACTAACCATAATATTATTGTTGAAGAAATTGAGTAG
- the sucC gene encoding ADP-forming succinate--CoA ligase subunit beta has product MNIHEYQGKEVLRQYGVSVPNGKVAFTVDEAVEAAKALGTSVVVVKAQIHAGGRGKAGGVKVAKNLDEVRTYASEILGKVLVTHQTGPEGKEVKRLLIEEGCDIKKEYYVGVVVDRATGSVVLMASEEGGTEIEEVAEHSPEKIFKEVVDPAIGLQSFQARRLAHSINIPNELVNKAVKFMLALYKAFVEKDCSIAEINPLVVTGSGDVMALDAKLNFDSNALFRHKDIVELRDLEEEDAKEIEASKYDLSYIALDGNIGCMVNGAGLAMATMDIIKHYGGDPANFLDVGGGATKEKVTEAFKIILSDEQVKGIFVNIFGGIMRCDVIAEGVIAAARELGLSRPLVVRLEGTNVELGKKLLNESGLNIVAADSMADGAQKIVALVK; this is encoded by the coding sequence ATGAATATCCATGAGTACCAAGGCAAAGAAGTCCTGAGACAGTACGGAGTCAGCGTTCCTAACGGAAAGGTTGCATTTACCGTAGACGAGGCTGTTGAAGCTGCGAAAGCACTCGGAACGTCCGTCGTTGTTGTAAAAGCGCAAATTCATGCCGGAGGTCGCGGTAAAGCAGGCGGCGTTAAGGTAGCTAAAAACCTTGATGAAGTGCGTACATATGCTAGCGAAATACTAGGTAAAGTGCTTGTCACTCACCAAACTGGTCCAGAAGGTAAAGAAGTGAAACGCCTTTTGATCGAAGAGGGCTGTGACATTAAGAAAGAGTACTACGTTGGTGTTGTTGTTGACCGCGCAACAGGCAGCGTTGTTCTGATGGCTTCTGAAGAAGGCGGAACAGAAATTGAAGAAGTAGCTGAGCACTCTCCTGAGAAAATTTTCAAAGAAGTCGTTGATCCAGCGATTGGTCTTCAATCTTTCCAAGCACGTCGTCTTGCACACTCCATCAATATTCCGAATGAGCTTGTGAACAAAGCAGTGAAGTTCATGCTTGCTCTTTATAAAGCTTTTGTTGAAAAAGATTGCTCGATCGCTGAAATCAACCCACTAGTTGTAACGGGCTCTGGCGACGTTATGGCGCTTGATGCGAAATTAAACTTCGATTCCAACGCTCTTTTCCGTCACAAAGATATCGTTGAGCTTCGTGACCTTGAAGAAGAAGATGCAAAAGAAATCGAAGCTTCCAAATATGACCTTAGCTATATCGCACTTGATGGCAACATCGGTTGTATGGTTAACGGCGCTGGACTTGCTATGGCCACTATGGACATTATCAAGCACTACGGCGGAGACCCTGCTAACTTCCTAGACGTAGGGGGCGGTGCTACGAAAGAGAAAGTTACGGAAGCTTTCAAAATCATCCTTTCCGACGAGCAAGTGAAAGGGATTTTCGTTAACATTTTCGGCGGTATCATGCGTTGTGACGTTATCGCTGAGGGCGTTATCGCTGCTGCTAGAGAGCTAGGACTTTCCCGTCCGCTTGTTGTTCGTCTTGAAGGTACGAACGTTGAGCTAGGTAAAAAGCTTCTTAACGAATCTGGCTTGAACATTGTTGCTGCTGATTCCATGGCGGATGGCGCACAAAAAATTGTTGCACTAGTTAAATAA
- the hslU gene encoding ATP-dependent protease ATPase subunit HslU: protein MATSSLTPRQIVQELDRYIVGQKKAKKSVAIALRNRYRRNLVEESMRDEIVPKNILMIGPTGVGKTEIARRLAKLVGAPFIKVEATKFTEVGYVGRDVESMVRDLIETAVRMVKAERMEKVKDRAEKLANERLVTLLAPSATRPKSQRNPLEMLFGGNNKDDPEEVTPDPSLASKRTQIAEQLSQGKLENDLVEIEVEDAAPSMLDMLGGQGNDQVGMNMQEMLGNLMPKRTKKRKLNVKEARKVLTQEEAQKLIDMDDVIQESIQRAEQSGIIFIDEIDKIASNSRGGSGPDISREGVQRDILPIVEGSTVVTKYGPVKTDYVLFIGAGAFHIAKPSDLIPELQGRFPIRVELSDLTLEDFVSILTEPKNALTKQYTALLQTEGITVDFAEEAIHEIARIAVEVNQQTENIGARRLHTILEKLLEDLSFEAPDITLESIVINPAYVREKLNSIVQNRDLSQYIL from the coding sequence ATGGCAACTAGCTCTCTTACGCCAAGACAAATTGTCCAGGAACTTGATCGATATATTGTAGGTCAGAAAAAAGCAAAGAAGTCTGTTGCAATCGCCTTGCGAAATCGTTACCGTCGCAACTTGGTGGAAGAGAGTATGCGGGATGAAATTGTCCCTAAAAATATTCTCATGATTGGTCCGACAGGTGTAGGAAAGACAGAGATTGCGCGCAGACTGGCTAAGTTGGTTGGAGCTCCTTTCATAAAGGTTGAGGCTACCAAATTTACGGAAGTTGGGTACGTTGGTCGTGACGTAGAATCAATGGTTCGTGATTTAATCGAGACAGCCGTTCGGATGGTGAAGGCTGAACGCATGGAGAAAGTGAAGGATCGCGCTGAGAAGCTTGCCAATGAGCGGTTGGTTACCTTGCTTGCTCCGAGTGCTACAAGGCCCAAATCGCAGCGTAATCCGCTGGAGATGCTGTTTGGCGGCAACAATAAGGATGATCCTGAGGAAGTGACGCCAGATCCATCTCTTGCTTCTAAAAGAACTCAGATCGCGGAACAATTGTCCCAAGGTAAATTAGAGAATGATCTTGTTGAGATCGAAGTTGAAGATGCTGCACCTTCAATGCTGGATATGCTAGGCGGCCAAGGCAATGACCAAGTAGGAATGAATATGCAAGAGATGCTCGGGAATCTAATGCCGAAGCGAACTAAAAAGCGGAAGTTAAACGTTAAAGAAGCTAGAAAAGTTTTGACTCAAGAAGAAGCGCAAAAATTAATTGATATGGATGATGTTATCCAGGAATCGATTCAGCGTGCTGAACAAAGCGGTATAATTTTTATCGATGAAATCGATAAGATTGCAAGTAACAGCCGCGGCGGCAGTGGGCCTGACATTTCTCGGGAAGGCGTGCAGCGTGACATCTTGCCAATCGTGGAAGGATCGACGGTTGTGACGAAGTATGGTCCCGTTAAGACGGACTATGTGTTATTCATAGGCGCTGGTGCCTTTCATATCGCCAAGCCATCCGATCTTATCCCAGAACTTCAAGGTCGCTTCCCGATTCGTGTCGAGTTAAGCGATTTGACTTTGGAGGACTTCGTTTCGATCTTAACGGAGCCTAAGAACGCCTTGACGAAGCAATACACAGCTTTATTACAAACAGAAGGTATAACAGTGGACTTTGCAGAAGAAGCTATTCATGAAATTGCTCGCATTGCCGTTGAAGTGAATCAGCAGACGGAGAATATTGGGGCTAGACGGTTACATACCATTTTAGAAAAATTGCTGGAGGACTTGTCCTTTGAAGCTCCTGATATCACGTTGGAGTCTATTGTTATCAATCCGGCTTATGTCCGTGAGAAGTTAAACAGTATCGTACAGAATCGAGATTTGAGTCAATACATTTTATAG
- the flgC gene encoding flagellar basal body rod protein FlgC, whose product MRLTNGFDISSSALTAQRLRMDVVSSNIANADTTRAKFVNGKWVPYTRKLVSFETKSQPTFAQSLNSAMADGTGEGVRVNKIFEDRSPLKQVYNPTHPDADTNGFVFMPNVDITKEMVDMISATRSYEANVTALNASKSMISKALEIGR is encoded by the coding sequence ATGAGATTGACGAACGGATTTGATATCAGCTCTTCCGCGTTAACAGCACAAAGATTACGGATGGATGTTGTTTCCTCGAACATTGCGAATGCGGACACAACGAGAGCGAAATTCGTGAATGGCAAGTGGGTGCCTTATACTAGGAAACTAGTTTCCTTTGAGACCAAGTCACAACCAACATTCGCACAATCCCTAAACTCAGCTATGGCAGATGGTACAGGTGAGGGTGTCCGTGTGAATAAAATTTTTGAAGATCGTTCGCCGCTCAAACAAGTGTATAACCCGACGCATCCAGATGCGGATACGAATGGATTCGTCTTTATGCCGAATGTTGATATTACCAAAGAAATGGTGGACATGATCTCGGCGACACGGTCGTACGAAGCGAACGTAACCGCTTTAAATGCAAGCAAATCCATGATATCCAAAGCTTTAGAGATCGGCAGATAA
- the fliE gene encoding flagellar hook-basal body complex protein FliE, producing the protein MIDKISYSPINIMSSVQPKDNSGEGAADLGKKFGSFLNDAITNLNTQQLQVDQLNESFIKGELSDVHQLTIAAEKASLGLELTVQVRNKALEAYQEMMRMQL; encoded by the coding sequence ATGATAGATAAGATTAGCTATAGCCCAATTAATATCATGAGTTCGGTTCAACCCAAAGATAATAGTGGTGAAGGCGCCGCGGACTTAGGGAAGAAATTCGGTTCATTCCTCAATGACGCGATTACAAATCTAAATACGCAGCAATTACAAGTTGATCAGTTGAATGAAAGCTTCATTAAAGGCGAATTATCGGATGTGCATCAGTTGACGATTGCAGCTGAGAAAGCATCGTTAGGACTCGAATTAACCGTTCAAGTTCGAAATAAAGCGCTAGAAGCTTATCAAGAAATGATGAGAATGCAGCTGTAA
- the codY gene encoding GTP-sensing pleiotropic transcriptional regulator CodY, whose protein sequence is MSLLTKTRRLNRLLQKEAGNAVSFMDMAEVLRDIVIANIYVVSRKGKILGYAVTNDPVSPEMNQAILTERRFPTESNNLLLKIEETASTSEPDSPYFYYTDQMKDMFPATHTTLVPIIGGGDRLGTLILSRSEGHFIDDDLILAEYGSTVIAMEILRERAEEIEEEARSKAVVQVAIGSLSFSEMEAVEHIFEELDGKEGLLVASKIADRVGITRSVIVNALRKLESAGVIETRSLGMKGTYIRILNEQLIQSIELMKTKL, encoded by the coding sequence ATGAGTTTATTAACGAAAACAAGAAGGCTGAATCGGTTGCTTCAGAAGGAAGCGGGCAATGCGGTTAGCTTTATGGATATGGCTGAAGTATTGCGCGATATTGTTATCGCCAATATCTATGTTGTCAGCCGAAAAGGCAAAATTTTAGGTTATGCGGTTACGAATGATCCCGTGTCGCCTGAGATGAATCAAGCGATTCTTACGGAGCGGAGATTTCCGACGGAGTCGAATAATTTGTTGTTGAAAATTGAGGAGACGGCATCTACATCCGAACCGGATAGCCCTTACTTTTATTACACGGATCAAATGAAAGATATGTTCCCAGCTACGCATACGACGTTAGTTCCGATTATTGGAGGTGGCGATCGACTAGGGACGCTGATTTTGAGCCGCAGTGAAGGTCACTTTATCGATGATGATCTCATTCTAGCTGAGTATGGATCGACGGTGATTGCGATGGAAATTTTAAGAGAACGTGCCGAAGAAATCGAAGAAGAAGCTAGAAGTAAAGCCGTTGTACAAGTTGCGATCGGTTCCTTGTCCTTTAGTGAGATGGAAGCCGTGGAGCATATATTTGAAGAGTTGGATGGCAAAGAAGGGTTATTGGTGGCGAGTAAAATCGCGGACCGTGTAGGAATAACTCGCTCGGTAATTGTTAATGCACTACGTAAGTTGGAAAGTGCAGGAGTTATTGAAACACGTTCACTTGGTATGAAAGGCACTTATATCCGTATTCTAAATGAGCAATTAATTCAAAGCATTGAACTAATGAAAACAAAATTATAG
- the flgB gene encoding flagellar basal body rod protein FlgB produces MSLLDKPSWNLMERSLDASALRQKVIANNIANVDTPKFKRSDVAFEELLQDQMHAGTPSIEGRRTDPRHFVIGNSTHIPNSEVIEDKSTAINNNLNNVDMDYEMSLMAKNQLKYNAMIQQMNSEFKKMRTVLGGR; encoded by the coding sequence ATGTCTTTATTGGATAAGCCAAGTTGGAACTTAATGGAGCGCTCGCTAGATGCATCGGCGTTAAGACAAAAAGTAATAGCGAATAACATTGCCAATGTGGATACCCCAAAATTTAAACGGTCTGATGTTGCTTTTGAGGAGTTATTGCAAGACCAAATGCATGCAGGTACGCCTTCGATTGAGGGAAGACGGACGGATCCAAGACATTTTGTAATAGGTAACTCGACCCATATACCGAACTCTGAAGTAATTGAGGATAAATCGACAGCAATCAACAATAATTTAAACAATGTCGATATGGACTATGAAATGTCGTTAATGGCCAAAAACCAGCTTAAATATAACGCCATGATTCAACAAATGAACAGTGAATTTAAAAAAATGCGCACAGTGCTGGGAGGCAGATAA